A single region of the Diadema setosum chromosome 14, eeDiaSeto1, whole genome shotgun sequence genome encodes:
- the LOC140237950 gene encoding uncharacterized protein — translation MESTEHECEISQPAQDEVKPLRQSCQGYMGSLTKMYKELEVLMATFDNKDAVLKKYNQLESVFQLYEGRFREYHSKLVGADAEAALEKFEQSKQNIEEFRGRLKDWKEAGERRGAESVRHDDNASVRSATTTSSRSSRRSSASSSSTRLREAKVKRELAKLKKVQFERSQRVKLEQFKLGQELARMEIEDELTNAEVEEKLWEEEVVNEELNSGEPLQEVDVQNHNVQVESTNLESSPAVKKELNPHAPVFTSREVKSENDAAALENNMSHMFQAFNLATNMPKPELVTFGGNPIEYWSFMNNFDVVVADKACDDRMRLTYLIQYCTGKARQSIENCVLLGAKEGYRKAREILAEQFGQPYIVSHSHIQQVLNRSQVKPNDGARLWDLARDMRRCQMVLSQMGYSADMNSSDNLLKIQDLLPMHLQSEWAKQAHRMMSKGVCPTFESMTEFVEQSAKLASNMFGQNIRKSSKPAVGSGPKKGPQRMTFTTQASMRSENSTAHPQGMKCPCCSQQHGLKKCQKFKERPFSERIKLTRQLRLCDNCLQPSHFAVGCSAKPQCEKAGCNKKHHTLLHPPQSGKKEERRNDSSTPTSSTGTSMATATSDPTTSKTEGGQCLSTSSSRKKVCLRVVPVNVAGNGQVIQTWALLDEGSDVSLCSDRLVKQLGIQGAPKDFQLTTVGNSLSNQKGLEVGLMVSNITDGRTIDLPTVWTVKEMNISHACIPTRADLAGWPHLKGITLPYIDEEDVQLLIGGDTPEAFWVLDQRRGNPKEPYAVRTPLGWSLLGPTSSKSRSSSASVNFVQQEEDALHSQLKQFWELDFGGYLQEEKTGMSIEDQRALKMMENTARKIGNHHEVGLPWRYWPPEMPSNRYLAEVRLKYLKRKLEKDEALHERYTTTIGEYISNGYAEEVKDESDHQSKSSDGGEKKSKEPKELKWYLPHHAVVHPHKPEKVRVVFDCAARYHGTALNDQLLQGPDLTNNLAGVLTRFRQEKVAFVADVQGMFHQVKVPVKDRDAMRFLWWRDGDLSKEPTEYRMTVHLFGATSSPSCAGFALRKTAEDARGQFNKEVIDTVLNNFYVDDCLKSVKCRDDAMSLVEDLRCLLAQGGFRLTKWLCNDRDVLASIPESERAESALNLDLEDLPVQRTLGILWDMETDSFKFEVQVKEKPATRRGILSVASSLYDPLGFLAPFVLPAKVLLQNLCRRDLTWDAKISPEEEKRWQEWLNDLPLLTKIQISRCLKPEGFQEIESAQLHHFCDASEVGYAAVSYLRLTSKSGAVHCAFVLGKARLAPMKVVSIPRLELMAAVLAVTMDQCIKGELEIKINETVFWTDSTAVLQYIRSESRRFKTFVANRVARIHASSAPEQWRHVDTKSNPADDGSRGLKASELLKDQRWIIGPDFLAKEEKFWPSPPEVLEVPRSDPEVKKEIHVFATSVRGNVQDLFSRYSSWNKLKRAMAWLLRYKKWLLAKAKGEGNGEMKSSLSAEELIEAEKDIKIMQRGVFGDYLDGKELKSCAVKKLNPIVVDGIVRIGGRLGNAPLDYDEKHPVILPHDHHITRLLILHHHHLVGHSGAGMTWSSLRSRYWVMRGGVAVRKVVGKCFKCKRRNAPRMEQIMAELPLHRVTPDKPPFTYVGVDYFGPILVKQGRSRVKRYGCLFTCMTSRAVHVEVAHSLDTDSFVNALRRFIARRGKPEKIVSDNGTNFRGAERELRESLHSLNQTKVNNYLLDQGVNWSFNTPTASHMGGVWERMVRSTRKILGSLLGQQTVSDEVLSTVLVEVEGILNSRPLTQLSMDPQENEPLTPNHLLLMKQNPSLSLGKFDKGDCYGRRRWRQVQYLATVFWRRWQAEYLPLLQERQKWLIPRRNLAVNDLVLVADERAPRGQWPLGKVSQVYPGKDGLVRQAEVKVGSVFLRRPISKLCMLEAADDQ, via the coding sequence ATGGAGAGCACtgaacatgaatgtgaaatCTCTCAACCAGCTCAAGATGAGGTTAAACCATTGCGACAGTCCTGTCAAGGTTACATGGGTAGCCTTACTAAAATGTACAAGGAACTCGAGGTTCTTATGGCAACGTTTGATAACAAGGATGCAGTTTTGAAGAAGTACAATCAGCTTGAAAGTGTATTCCAGCTGTATGAAGGCAGATTCAGAGAATATCATAGCAAGCTAGTTGGTGCTGATGCAGAAGCTGCATTAGAGAAATTCGAACAGAGCAAACAGAACATAGAGGAGTTTCGTGGCAGACTGAAGGACTGGAAGGAGGCTGGTGAGAGGCGTGGCGCTGAATCGGTTCGACATGACGACAACGCTTCTGTGAGGTCTGCGACCACGACTAGCAGCCGGTCATCTCGAAGGAGCAGCGCGAGTTCATCGTCTACAAGGCTGAGGGAGGCGAAAGTGAAAAGGGAACTGGCCAAACTCAAGAAAGTGCAGTTTGAAAGATCACAAAGGGTGAAACTGGAACAATTTAAGTTAGGTCAGGAGTTAGCTAGGATGGAGATCGAAGATGAGTTAACAAATGCAGAGGTAGAAGAAAAGTTGTGGGAAGAAGAGGTAGTAAATGAAGAACTTAATTCAGGTGAACCTCTTCAAGAAGTTGATGTGCAAAATCACAATGTTCAGGTAGAGAGTACAAATCTTGAATCTTCTCCTGCAGTAAAGAAAGAGCTTAATCCACATGCCCCAGTTTTCACAAGTAGAGAAGTCAAATCTGAAAATGATGCTGCTGCTCTTGAGAATAATATGTCTCACATGTTTCAGGCCTTTAATTTGGCAACAAATATGCCAAAACCAGAACTGGTGACATTTGGTGGTAATCCAATAGAGTACTGGAGTTTCATGAACAATTTTGATGTAGTCGTAGCAGATAAAGCATGTGATGATCGTATGAGATTAACATACCTGATACAATATTGTACTGGTAAAGCTAGACAAAGCATTGAGAATTGTGTTCTGTTGGGTGCAAAGGAAGGTTATCGTAAGGCCAGAGAGATTTTGGCTGAGCAGTTCGGCCAACCATACATTGTTTCTCATTCCCATATACAGCAGGTTTTGAATCGATCACAGGTGAAGCCGAACGATGGAGCGAGACTGTGGGACTTGGCAAGGGACATGCGCAGGTGTCAAATGGTTCTCTCCCAGATGGGATATTCAGCCGATATGAATAGTTCCGACAATCTTCTCAAGATCCAAGACCTCCTACCAATGCACCTACAATCTGAGTGGGCCAAGCAGGCTCACAGGATGATGAGCAAAGGGGTCTGCCCAACCTTCGAGAGCATGACTGAGTTCGTCGAGCAGTCTGCAAAGCTTGCGAGCAACATGTTTGGACAGAACATAAGGAAGTCATCAAAACCAGCTGTAGGAAGTGGGCCAAAGAAGGGACCTCAACGCATGACTTTCACCACTCAGGCAAGTATGAGGAGTGAAAATTCTACGGCACACCCACAAGGTATGAAATGTCCCTGTTGTAGCCAGCAGCATGGACTCAAGAAATGTCAGAAATTCAAGGAAAGACCCTTTTCTGAGCGCATCAAACTTACCAGGCAACTACGTCTGTGTGATAACTGTCTTCAACCTTCCCACTTTGCTGTAGGATGTTCAGCAaaaccacagtgtgagaaaGCTGGATGCAACAAGAAACATCACACTCTTCTTCATCCTCCACAAAGCggaaagaaggaagaaagacGCAATGATTCATCCACACCTACATCATCAACAGGGACTAGCATGGCGACTGCAACCAGTGATCCAACAACATCAAAGACAGAAGGAGGTCAGTGTCTCAGTACTTCTTCATCGAGGAAAAAGGTCTGCCTTCGTGTTGTTCCTGTAAATGTTGCAGGAAATGGCCAAGTAATCCAAACTTGGGCACTATTGGATGAAGGAAGCGATGTGTCTCTCTGCAGCGACAGACTGGTGAAGCAGTTAGGCATACAAGGAGCTCCAAAGGACTTCCAGTTGACTACTGTCGGTAACAGTCTATCTAACCAAAAGGGCTTGGAAGTTGGGCTGATGGTGAGCAACATCACGGACGGAAGGACCATCGATCTTCCTACGGTTTGGACTGTCAAGGAGATGAACATCTCACACGCTTGTATTCCTACAAGGGCAGACTTAGCAGGATGGCCACACTTGAAGGGGATCACACTACCCTACATTGATGAAGAAGATGTACAGCTTCTTATTGGAGGAGACACCCCGGAAGCTTTCTGGGTGTTAGACCAACGTAGGGGCAATCCTAAGGAGCCATATGCTGTGCGCACGCCGTTGGGATGGAGTCTGTTGGGACCGACATCATCTAAGAGCAGATCCTCGTCAGCTAGTGTCAACTTCGTACAACAAGAAGAAGACGCTCTGCACAGCCAACTCAAACAGTTTTGGGAACTGGATTTTGGAGGCTATCTCCAGGAGGAGAAGACGGGCATGTCAATCGAGGACCAGCGGGCTTTGAAGATGATGGAAAATACAGCAAGGAAGATTGGTAACCATCATGAAGTCGGCCTACCATGGCGATACTGGCCACCTGAGATGCCGTCCAATCGCTATCTGGCAGAAGTCAGATTGAAGTACCTCAAAAGGAAGCTGGAGAAAGATGAAGCACTCCATGAAAGGTACACAACCACCATAGGCGAGTACATATCCAATGGCTACGCAGAAGAGGTGAAAGACGAATCTGATCACCAGTCCAAGAGTTCAGATGGTGgggaaaagaaatcaaaggaaCCCAAGGAGTTGAAGTGGTACCTCCCACACCATGCAGTCGTGCATCCTCACAAACCGGAGAAGGTGAGAGTAGTCTTTGATTGCGCTGCTCGCTATCATGGCACAGCTCTCAACGATCAGCTACTACAAGGGCCAGATCTAACCAACAACTTGGCCGGAGTACTCACAAGATTCAGGCAGGAAAAAGTTGCCTTTGTTGCCGACGTGCAAGGGATGTTCCACCAAGTCAAGGTTCCAGTCAAAGACCGAGATGCGATGAGATTCCTGTGGTGGAGGGATGGTGACCTGTCCAAGGAGCCTACAGAATATCGCATGACAGTACATCTTTTTGGTGCGACATCTTCACCAAGCTGCGCGGGGTTCGCACTAAGAAAGACTGCAGAGGATGCTCGTGGACAGTTCAACAAAGAAGTCATCGATACAGTCCTGAACAACTTCTACGTTGATGACTGTTTAAAATCAGTGAAGTGCCGAGATGATGCGATGAGTCTAGTGGAAGATCTGAGATGTCTTCTAGCCCAAGGAGGTTTCAGACTGACTAAATGGCTCTGCAATGATCGAGACGTCCTTGCTTCAATTCCTGAGTCGGAAAGGGCTGAGTCAGCGCTGAATCTAGATCTCGAGGATTTGCCAGTTCAACGGACACTTGGAATCCTGTGGGACATGGAAACAGACTCCTTCAAGTTTGAAGTCCAGGTAAAGGAGAAGCCGGCAACAAGGCGTGGGATTTTGTCTGTTGCAAGCTCCCTCTACGACCCTTTGGGTTTCCTTGCCCCATTCGTGCTACCAGCTAAGGTACTCCTACAGAATTTATGCAGACGAGACTTGACTTGGGATGCAAAGATATCACCTGAAGAAGAAAAACGGTGGCAAGAGTGGCTGAATGATTTGCCTTTGCTCACGAAGATCCAAATAAGTAGGTGTCTGAAGCCGGAGGGATTCCAGGAAATTGAATCAGCTCAACTTCATCACTTCTGTGATGCGTCTGAAGTTGGATACGCGGCTGTGTCCTACTTGCGCCTGACAAGCAAATCAGGTGCAGTACATTGTGCATTTGTCCTAGGGAAGGCAAGATTAGCACCAATGAAGGTGGTGTCAATCCCAAGATTGGAACTGATGGCTGCTGTCCTTGCAGTGACCATGGACCAATGCATCAAGGGAGAGCTcgaaatcaaaatcaatgagACTGTCTTTTGGACTGACTCTACAGCCGTTCTACAGTACATACGAAGTGAAAGCAGGCGGTTCAAGACATTCGTTGCGAACAGAGTCGCACGAATCCATGCGTCCTCTGCACCTGAGCAATGGAGACATGTCGACACAAAATCAAATCCAGCAGATGATGGATCTCGTGGACTGAAAGCATCGGAGCTTCTGAAAGATCAGCGCTGGATTATTGGACCGGATTTCCTTGCAAAGGAAGAGAAGTTCTGGCCTTCACCTCCAGAAGTGCTCGAGGTTCCAAGAAGTGACCCGGAAGTGAAGAAAGAGATTCATGTGTTTGCGACATCTGTAAGAGGTAACGTGCAAGACCTCTTCAGCAGATATTCCTCATGGAATAAATTGAAGCGAGCCATGGCGTGGCTTCTCCGGTACAAGAAGTGGCTTCTCGCAAAGGCAAAGGGTGAAGGGAACGGCGAGATGAAGTCTTCATTGTCAGCAGAAGAGCTGATAGAAGCGGAGAAAGACATCAAAATCATGCAAAGAGGTGTGTTTGGTGATTATCTCGACGGCAAGGAACTGAAAAGCTGTGCTGTGAAAAAGCTGAATCCAATCGTAGTAGACGGTATCGTCCGAATCGGTGGCAGGCTTGGCAATGCCCCTCTTGACTACGATGAGAAACATCCTGTCATCTTGCCTCATGATCATCACATTACGAGGCTCCTTATTTTGCACCATCACCATCTGGTGGGACATTCTGGAGCAGGCATGACGTGGTCCTCCCTGAGAAGCAGGTATTGGGTGATGAGAGGAGGAGTTGCGGTGAGGAAGGTTGTAGGAAAATGTTTCAAGTGCAAGAGGAGGAACGCACCGAGAATGGAACAGATTATGGCTGAGCTTCCACTGCACAGAGTCACACCAGACAAGCCCCCCTTCACATATGTAGGAGTCGACTACTTTGGGCCGATTCTGGTGAAACAAGGCCGCAGTAGAGTAAAGAGGTATGGCTGTCTGTTCACCTGCATGACCAGCAGAGCAGTTCATGTAGAAGTCGCTCACTCGCTCGATACAGATTCATTCGTCAATGCCTTGCGACGATTCATTGCTAGGAGAGGCAAGCCGGAGAAGATAGTGAGTGACAATGGGACAAATTTCAGGGGTGCAGAACGAGAGTTACGTGAGAGCTTACATTCCCTCAACCAGACCAAGGTGAACAACTACCTTCTAGACCAAGGAGTAAACTGGTCTTTCAACACCCCAACGGCGAGTCACATGGGTGGGGTGTGGGAAAGAATGGTAAGATCAACTCGAAAGATTCTGGGCAGCCTGCTCGGACAACAGACAGTGTCTGACGAAGTATTGTCCACTGTGCTAGTAGAAGTAGAAGGTATTCTAAACTCACGCCCCCTTACACAGTTGAGTATGGACCCACAGGAGAACGAACCCCTGACCCCCAATCACTTGCTGTTGATGAAACAGAACCCCAGCCTTTCACTCGGCAAGTTTGACAAGGGAGACTGCTACGGAAGGCGCCGGTGGAGACAAGTACAGTACCTGGCGACAGTCTTCTGGCGGAGATGGCAAGCAGAGTACCTTCCTCTGTTACAAGAACGACAGAAATGGTTGATTCCGCGCAGGAACTTGGCTGTGAATGATCTAGTCCTCGTGGCAGATGAGCGCGCACCAAGAGGCCAGTGGCCGCTTGGAAAGGTGTCCCAGGTGTACCCGGGTAAAGACGGACTAGTCCGCCAGGCAGAAGTCAAAGTGGGATCTGTATTTCTTAGGAGACCAATCTCCAAACTCTGTATGCTGGAAGCTGCAGATGACCAGTAA
- the LOC140237951 gene encoding uncharacterized protein has protein sequence MSSDMNKYPGAKPGNAQTIEENRACSGAKIVKAIRGGYNPQASPQDAVANWWATHPAFKARPRGNAPQKAQHRNLSRTTSNPVPAQSRDPNNNKRNKSTTLRKSMDCSILSWVEMEPMHVMCKQKAKDDNGV, from the exons ATGTCAAGCGACAT GAACAAGTACCCTGGAGCGAAGCCGGGAAATGCCCAAACTATCGAGGAAAACAGAGCTTGCAGCGGTGCCAAGATAG TGAAGGCCATACGAGGAGGGTACAACCCGCAAGCTTCGCCCCAAGACGCCGTGGCGAACTGGTGGGCGACACACCCAGCTTTCAAAGCGCGGCCGCGAGGGAACGCCCCTCAAAAGGCGCAACACCGCAACCTCTCGAGAACCACGTCTAACCCGGTGCCTGCTCAGAGTCGAGATCCTAACAACAACAAGAGAAATAAGAGCACCACTCTCAGAAAATC CATGGACTGCTCCATCTTGTCCTGGGTCGAGATGGAGCCAATGCACGTGATGTGCAAGCAGAAGGCCAAAGATGATAACGGCGTTTGA
- the LOC140237953 gene encoding carbohydrate sulfotransferase 11-like: MASLSKFALWCVLGLMFTFTVLVYISPSKQSSQTVLSINKENEITEFGKAQSFEIHSRDRATPDDTVQRHVSIAASPSELPQRDTQLFRLNQSFDEEMDFMRKQSAVHKHRRAVVDSVCKKYHPNPESDVAKHPPWNILVDEKYKIMYCYVQKVACTNWKKVFLVLSGQYNNTDTIPQFFTNRQGGKMLKSLSDYTESQRRTILRDYTKFMFARHPFSRVLSAYRNKLAPDSTFARAQKWQKRVGQKIIKRYRPAADRAESQNKSQQKYDLSFDEFVKFVINGRKGFKGGNKHWRDLHVSCLPCLINYDVIGKMETIAEDARYILTLTGAKAAVSFPSAQGSSPTNSSDPDLIQKYFGNLPSEDITQLYKRYLIDFLMFDYHATVDGVLDVR, encoded by the exons ATGGCGTCGTTGAGCAAGTTTGCGCTCTGGTGTGTCCTGGGCCTCATGTTCACCTTCACCGTACTCGTCTATATATCGCCCTCCAAGCAGTCTTCACAAACAGTACTCAGCATTAACAAAG aaaatgaaataacagagTTCGGGAAGGCTCAGAGTTTCGAGATCCACAGCAGAGATCGAGCAACTCCCGACGATACAGTACAGAGACAC GTGAGTATAGCGGCCTCACCGTCGGAGCTACCTCAGCGCGACACCCAACTCTTCAGACTGAACCAGTCGTTCGACGAGGAGATGGACTTTATGCGGAAACAGAGTGCCGTTCATAAACACCGGCGCGCCGTGGTAGACAGCGTGTGCAAAAAGTACCACCCCAACCCGGAATCTGACGTGGCAAAACATCCACCCTGGAACATTCTGGTGGACGAAAAGTACAAGATTATGTATTGCTACGTGCAAAAAGTGGCCTGCACGAACTGGAAAAAGGTGTTTCTGGTGCTGAGTGGGCAGTACAACAACACGGACACCATACCACAATTCTTCACCAACCGACAGGGCGGCAAGATGCTCAAGTCGTTGTCGGATTACACGGAGTCACAGCGCAGGACGATACTCCGGGATTATACCAAATTCATGTTTGCCCGCCATCCGTTCTCCCGCGTTCTCTCTGCGTACCGGAACAAGCTCGCGCCGGACAGCACGTTCGCCAGGGCCCAGAAGTGGCAGAAGCGAGTGGGCCAGAAGATCATCAAGAGGTACAGGCCGGCCGCTGACCGTGCGGAGAGCCAGAACAAATCGCAGCAAAAGTACGATTTGTCCTTCGACGAATTCGTGAAATTCGTCATCAACGGACGGAAAGGGTTCAAAGGCGGCAACAAGCACTGGCGGGACCTGCACGTCAGCTGTCTGCCTTGCTTAATCAATTATGACGTCATCGGAAAGATGGAGACGATAGCCGAGGACGCCCGCTACATACTCACCTTAACAGGTGCCAAAGCAGCTGTAAGCTTCCCCTCGGCCCAGGGAAGCTCGCCCACCAACAGCTCCGACCCAGATCTAATTCAAAAGTACTTTGGGAACTTGCCCAGCGAAGACATCACACAGCTCTACAAGCGCTACTTAATTGATTTCCTAATGTTCGACTATCACGCCACCGTAGATGGCGTCCTAGACGTTCGATGA